Proteins encoded by one window of Sediminicoccus rosea:
- a CDS encoding MBL fold metallo-hydrolase produces MAVTLTFCGAARTVTGLCLLFEWGRQKVLVDCGMFQGPKTLKALNHEPFPFDPREIDAVLLTHAHIDHSGLLPRLVKQGFAGRIHATAATIELCSCMLPDSGHIQESEVRMLNRRNRHRGRDEVEPIYTAADAEDTLAAFTPVSYGQWVTPVAGLRARWWNAGHMLGSASIELEFEREMRVLVSGDIGPDISAMQPDPTGPVGSQTGGVDHLICESTYGDEDRPPVDEAARRAAITEIVRDAARRGGPLLIPTFAVERAQEVVMDLVSLMQSGAIPETTIFLDSPLATRATKVFARHAMDTEAGHVLRDALTSHRLEHVVDGEASRRLSRQEGFQIILAGSGMCEAGRIRHHLKARLWDPRAVVALVGFQAEGTLGRLLHDGARRVRIQGETIQVAARIAMVEGYSGHADQPELLRWIAARGPVKGGLFLVHGEPEAMQVMAGVVPGLSPARIIRPVLDEGFRLAPHAIPERLPARPGRRAHPENVGRPDWHNERAALLLGIEEAIEKAGDEASRAALIGKLRAALG; encoded by the coding sequence ATGGCCGTCACGCTCACCTTCTGCGGCGCCGCGCGCACCGTCACGGGTCTCTGCCTGCTCTTCGAATGGGGGCGGCAGAAGGTGCTGGTGGATTGCGGCATGTTCCAGGGCCCGAAGACGCTGAAGGCGCTGAACCACGAGCCCTTCCCCTTCGATCCGCGCGAGATCGACGCCGTGCTGCTGACGCACGCGCATATCGACCACTCCGGTCTGTTGCCGCGCCTCGTGAAGCAGGGCTTCGCCGGCCGCATCCACGCGACGGCAGCGACCATCGAGCTCTGCTCCTGCATGCTGCCGGATTCGGGGCATATCCAGGAGAGCGAGGTGCGGATGCTCAACCGCCGCAACCGCCACCGCGGGCGCGACGAGGTGGAGCCGATCTACACCGCCGCCGATGCCGAGGACACGCTCGCCGCCTTCACGCCCGTCAGCTACGGCCAATGGGTGACGCCGGTCGCGGGGCTGCGCGCGCGCTGGTGGAATGCGGGCCACATGCTGGGCTCGGCCTCCATCGAGCTGGAATTCGAGCGCGAGATGCGCGTCCTCGTCTCGGGCGATATCGGGCCCGACATCAGCGCCATGCAGCCCGATCCGACCGGCCCGGTGGGAAGCCAGACCGGCGGCGTGGACCACCTGATCTGCGAGAGCACCTATGGCGACGAGGACCGCCCCCCGGTGGACGAAGCCGCGCGCCGCGCCGCCATCACCGAGATCGTGCGGGACGCCGCCCGCCGCGGCGGCCCGCTGCTGATCCCGACCTTCGCGGTGGAGCGCGCGCAGGAGGTGGTGATGGACCTCGTCTCCCTCATGCAATCGGGCGCGATCCCGGAGACGACGATCTTCCTCGACAGCCCGCTCGCCACCCGCGCCACCAAGGTCTTCGCCCGGCATGCGATGGACACGGAGGCGGGGCATGTGCTGCGCGATGCGCTCACCTCGCACCGGCTGGAGCATGTCGTGGATGGCGAGGCGAGCCGCCGGCTCTCCCGGCAGGAGGGTTTCCAGATCATCCTCGCCGGCTCGGGCATGTGCGAGGCAGGGCGCATCCGCCATCACCTGAAGGCGCGGCTATGGGACCCGCGCGCCGTCGTCGCGCTGGTCGGCTTCCAGGCGGAGGGCACGCTGGGCCGCCTGCTGCATGATGGCGCGCGGCGCGTCCGCATCCAGGGCGAGACCATCCAGGTGGCGGCGCGCATCGCCATGGTGGAGGGCTATTCCGGCCATGCCGACCAGCCGGAATTGCTGCGCTGGATCGCCGCGCGCGGCCCGGTGAAGGGCGGCCTCTTCCTCGTGCATGGCGAGCCGGAAGCGATGCAGGTGATGGCGGGCGTGGTCCCCGGCCTCAGCCCTGCGCGCATCATCCGCCCGGTGCTGGATGAGGGCTTCCGCCTCGCGCCGCACGCCATCCCCGAACGCCTGCCGGCCCGCCCGGGCCGCCGCGCGCATCCCGAGAATGTGGGCCGGCCGGACTGGCACAATGAGCGGGCCGCGCTGCTGCTCGGCATCGAGGAGGCGATCGAGAAGGCGGGCGACGAGGCCAGCCGCGCGGCGCTGATCGGGAAGCTGCGCGCGGCGCTGGGTTAG
- a CDS encoding NUDIX hydrolase — MPLGEGVAQHAFTRRDLTMRVLVARMAALPAGTPQDAAARSMPRAMSKLLPLIPPL; from the coding sequence GTGCCGCTCGGCGAGGGCGTGGCGCAGCACGCCTTCACCCGTCGTGACCTGACCATGCGCGTGCTGGTGGCGCGGATGGCGGCGCTGCCCGCGGGCACGCCGCAGGATGCGGCCGCGCGGAGCATGCCGCGCGCGATGAGCAAGCTGCTGCCGCTGATCCCGCCTCTCTGA
- a CDS encoding ATP-binding protein, giving the protein MNLADRLQAVSILPTLRGAAGIFARPIGIFSLLLILAAGIITGDSVLERRARIEATESAARELESVSLILADRLDRSLEVVELVLSAMVDQVMRNTFVTPDDFAATATGIAVHDELRRQVQGLPQIEALELFDARGELLNSSRVWPVPELSHADRDHYFTLRSVPGRRAHLGEPNIDPITGQRTIPMGRRVNNLDGVFAGFVVASLHASFLEALHEAANQHVGQVQVFRTDGMQLLGGDLHDTSFELGRAIARAARQGPIPQQMEFWLQPPDGSGARLAVARWAARSSTVVVVSLEQRRIQTGADRFVHLLHWAAATLLLLTGLLGLVVLAALRAQRRLAEAQLRGAEAERQRLAAAAEIGALVGVMPVMLMHLKPIPGGWEPSLVTGAVGSVTGLSAADITAAWLEATLFAEGRDDMEAALGRALTEGEAVVERRLQNVDGGIRLIELRLRAVGRGETGPEVIAVVTDVTRERRVAAQLAHASKLATLGEVATGMAHELNQPLAAISLAAELMERLLPPPLLADRVQAKLTIIMQMVERASRIIDHMRVFGRADPGPFAAVDVQELLEAARPMFELRLRTSLARLDVSFPPDLPPVRAQASLLEQVLLNLIVNACDAHAEAGQPGPGQERRIRITAEAQGASVQIAIQDNAGGIPEAVLPDIFQPFFTTKSPGKGTGLGLSISYGIITELGGQIQARNAEGGACFLIHLPAANA; this is encoded by the coding sequence GTGAACCTTGCGGACCGCCTTCAGGCCGTCAGCATCCTGCCCACGCTTCGCGGCGCGGCGGGCATATTCGCGCGCCCGATCGGGATTTTTTCGCTGCTGCTCATCCTCGCCGCCGGCATCATCACGGGCGACAGCGTGCTGGAACGCAGGGCGCGCATCGAAGCCACCGAGAGCGCGGCGCGCGAACTTGAGAGCGTCTCCCTCATCCTCGCGGACCGCCTCGACCGCTCGCTCGAAGTCGTTGAACTCGTGCTGAGCGCGATGGTGGACCAGGTGATGCGCAACACCTTCGTCACGCCGGATGATTTCGCGGCGACCGCCACCGGCATTGCCGTCCATGACGAGTTGCGACGGCAGGTGCAGGGCCTGCCGCAGATCGAGGCGCTCGAGCTCTTCGACGCGCGGGGAGAGCTGCTGAATTCCTCCCGCGTCTGGCCCGTTCCGGAGCTCAGCCACGCCGACCGCGACCATTACTTCACCCTCCGCTCAGTCCCGGGGCGGCGCGCGCATCTGGGCGAGCCGAACATCGATCCGATCACGGGCCAGCGCACCATCCCGATGGGCCGACGGGTGAACAACCTCGATGGTGTCTTCGCGGGCTTCGTCGTGGCGAGCCTGCACGCCAGCTTCCTCGAGGCGCTGCATGAAGCGGCGAACCAGCATGTGGGTCAGGTGCAGGTCTTCCGGACCGATGGCATGCAACTGCTGGGCGGCGACCTGCACGACACGTCCTTCGAGCTGGGTCGGGCCATCGCGCGCGCGGCGCGCCAGGGGCCGATCCCCCAGCAGATGGAGTTTTGGCTGCAACCGCCCGATGGAAGCGGCGCGCGCCTCGCCGTCGCGCGCTGGGCGGCTCGCAGCTCGACCGTGGTCGTGGTGAGCCTGGAGCAGCGACGCATCCAGACGGGGGCGGACCGCTTCGTGCATCTGCTCCATTGGGCGGCGGCGACGCTGCTGCTGCTGACCGGGCTGCTGGGCCTTGTCGTCCTCGCGGCGCTCCGTGCGCAACGGCGCCTGGCCGAAGCGCAGCTTCGCGGCGCGGAGGCGGAGCGCCAGCGCCTTGCCGCCGCGGCGGAGATCGGTGCGCTCGTCGGTGTGATGCCGGTCATGCTGATGCATCTCAAGCCCATCCCTGGCGGCTGGGAGCCCAGCCTCGTCACCGGGGCCGTGGGCAGCGTGACGGGGCTCTCCGCCGCCGACATCACCGCCGCCTGGCTGGAGGCGACGCTGTTCGCCGAAGGCCGCGACGACATGGAGGCCGCGCTCGGGCGCGCCCTGACGGAAGGCGAAGCCGTGGTCGAGCGTCGCCTGCAGAATGTGGATGGCGGCATTCGCCTGATCGAGCTGCGCCTGCGCGCCGTCGGCAGGGGCGAGACCGGGCCAGAGGTCATCGCCGTGGTCACCGACGTGACACGCGAGCGGCGGGTGGCCGCCCAGCTTGCACATGCGAGCAAGCTCGCCACGCTGGGCGAGGTGGCCACCGGGATGGCGCATGAGCTGAACCAGCCGCTGGCGGCCATCAGCCTCGCCGCCGAGCTCATGGAGCGGCTGCTCCCGCCCCCGCTGCTCGCCGATCGCGTGCAAGCGAAGCTCACCATCATCATGCAGATGGTGGAGCGCGCCTCACGCATCATTGATCACATGCGCGTGTTCGGGCGTGCCGATCCAGGCCCCTTCGCAGCGGTGGACGTGCAGGAGCTGCTGGAGGCCGCGCGCCCCATGTTCGAGCTGCGCCTGCGCACCTCGCTCGCACGGCTTGATGTCTCGTTTCCGCCTGATTTGCCGCCCGTCCGCGCGCAAGCCAGCCTGCTCGAGCAGGTGCTGCTGAACCTCATCGTCAACGCCTGTGACGCCCATGCCGAGGCAGGGCAGCCAGGCCCGGGCCAGGAGCGGCGCATCCGCATCACCGCCGAGGCCCAGGGCGCGTCCGTGCAGATCGCCATCCAGGACAATGCGGGTGGCATCCCGGAAGCGGTCCTGCCGGATATCTTCCAGCCGTTCTTCACCACGAAGTCTCCGGGCAAGGGCACCGGCCTCGGCCTCTCGATCAGCTACGGAATCATCACGGAGCTCGGCGGCCAGATCCAGGCGCGAAACGCCGAGGGCGGGGCCTGCTTCCTGATCCATCTGCCAGCCGCCAACGCCTAG
- a CDS encoding LOG family protein — protein sequence MTEDEPHSAAYRLALFDRDFLLSPAMRGVRLQVEFTKADDILRSAGIRSTIVVFGSSRLREDGPGRQAHWYAEARRFGRITSERGGALHPVAGARDHVIATGGGPGIMEAANRGAHDAGAPSIGFNIRLPHEQVPNRYTTPDFTFQFHYFALRKMHLAIRARALVVFPGGFGTLDELFELLTLRQSQRLGHVPIVLVDEAYWRRIVNWDALAEDGMIDPGELDLLRFVEDAEAAWAALDIRPPR from the coding sequence ATGACAGAAGACGAGCCCCATTCCGCCGCCTATCGCCTGGCGCTCTTCGACCGCGACTTCCTGCTCAGCCCCGCCATGCGCGGCGTGCGCCTGCAGGTGGAGTTCACCAAGGCGGATGACATCCTGCGCTCGGCCGGCATCCGCTCCACCATCGTGGTCTTCGGCAGCTCCCGCCTGCGCGAGGACGGGCCGGGCCGCCAGGCGCATTGGTATGCCGAGGCGCGGCGCTTCGGGCGGATCACCTCCGAGCGTGGCGGCGCCCTGCATCCGGTGGCCGGCGCGCGCGACCATGTGATCGCGACCGGCGGAGGGCCCGGGATCATGGAGGCGGCCAATCGCGGCGCGCATGATGCGGGCGCGCCCAGCATCGGCTTCAACATCCGCCTGCCGCATGAGCAGGTGCCCAACCGCTACACCACGCCCGACTTTACCTTCCAGTTCCACTATTTCGCGCTGCGCAAGATGCATCTCGCCATCCGCGCCCGCGCGCTGGTGGTCTTCCCCGGCGGCTTCGGCACGCTGGACGAGCTGTTCGAACTGCTGACGCTGCGACAGAGCCAGCGCCTGGGCCATGTGCCCATCGTGCTGGTGGACGAGGCCTATTGGCGCCGCATCGTGAACTGGGATGCGCTGGCCGAGGACGGCATGATCGACCCGGGCGAGCTTGATCTGCTGCGCTTCGTGGAAGATGCCGAGGCGGCCTGGGCCGCGCTCGACATCCGCCCGCCGCGGTGA
- a CDS encoding cache domain-containing protein: MKRLSILLVAVALGAGAVGWFSKGLSWNAERRVQAEAADRDLAERLARDATGRVSGFIDGIRLMMQAISTVTPVREFDHRPCTELLLAVRQGLPPQMVLGVSRGDGWLICSTAGTPERLVNVGRRSFFAQTYQQNEFFVSEWEAATQILRGGTLHFGQPIRSPAGTPIGVHGGAVGVTLLVDLLRPMALPQRAQIMLVDRLGNIVIHVRGDGIPAQDGGIPPAEPLRAVLPPFPMAAEPGQSGEGSPRLSRLTGAEGQPNMTVATTYVPGTKGALRLLVLVAAETVPGSGAAVVR; encoded by the coding sequence ATGAAAAGGTTGAGTATCCTGCTGGTCGCCGTGGCGCTGGGGGCCGGGGCTGTCGGATGGTTTTCAAAGGGCCTCTCCTGGAACGCGGAGCGGCGGGTCCAGGCCGAGGCCGCGGACCGGGATCTGGCGGAGCGGCTTGCGCGCGACGCGACCGGGCGCGTGAGCGGCTTCATCGACGGCATCCGCCTCATGATGCAGGCGATCAGCACGGTCACCCCGGTGCGCGAGTTCGATCACCGCCCCTGCACGGAGCTGTTGCTGGCGGTCCGCCAGGGCCTGCCACCGCAGATGGTGCTGGGTGTCTCCCGCGGGGATGGCTGGCTGATCTGCTCGACCGCCGGCACGCCCGAGCGCCTGGTGAATGTCGGGCGCCGCTCCTTCTTCGCCCAGACCTATCAGCAGAACGAGTTCTTCGTCAGCGAGTGGGAGGCGGCGACGCAGATCCTGCGCGGGGGGACCCTGCATTTCGGCCAGCCCATCCGCTCCCCGGCCGGCACGCCGATCGGCGTGCACGGCGGGGCGGTCGGCGTGACGCTGCTGGTCGACCTTCTCCGCCCGATGGCCTTGCCGCAACGCGCCCAGATCATGCTGGTGGACCGCTTGGGCAACATCGTGATCCATGTGCGGGGCGATGGCATTCCGGCGCAGGATGGCGGCATCCCGCCGGCCGAGCCGCTGCGTGCCGTGCTGCCGCCCTTCCCGATGGCCGCGGAGCCGGGCCAATCGGGCGAGGGTTCGCCCAGGCTATCTCGCCTCACGGGCGCGGAAGGCCAGCCGAACATGACCGTCGCCACCACCTATGTGCCGGGGACCAAAGGCGCGCTGCGGCTGCTGGTCCTGGTGGCGGCGGAGACGGTGCCCGGCTCGGGGGCGGCTGTCGTTCGATAG